A genomic window from Nosocomiicoccus massiliensis includes:
- a CDS encoding lipopolysaccharide biosynthesis protein yields MLRDSFIYLLSRIFPAILSFVALFIFIKFMSPNDYGLYSVAIVSIGLINVISSQWIRSGLIRFYNRQIPNFLGKTFTFQLLVLIIIVGILTIVGLSLNLGITQIFLLLFMLSNLIVNEILNNYYRTILKPKLVLFGNLIKNIFFVITLILFIYIYNKLSFDQSLLSYSIGLLTSNLYYFFNFKEKIKLEKDFKLMKAFLVYGLPLTISFALGMLLQNIDKYLITFFLDVKRTGYYSLVYDLFHNSLYMVMGAMAMASLPRVLKQKGDYTKTFNRYIEIVYVISIPLVAALLVLTPEFVTILNSFNYKTTELIIVFVILATFIHGVNSYIYGQAVQLLQKTNIILIPSIVAVLVNIIINSLLLNLIGVLAAAISSLIAFSISNIMILKKLNKEKHLNFYPKKLSYFLLITIVVVLIVWNINLTNVYITASIKIFILTIYIGISYFKFKETVLMKEKF; encoded by the coding sequence ATGTTAAGAGATAGTTTTATTTATTTGCTTTCAAGAATATTTCCTGCAATTTTAAGTTTTGTTGCTTTATTTATTTTCATTAAATTTATGAGTCCTAATGACTATGGTTTATATAGTGTAGCGATAGTAAGTATTGGATTAATAAACGTTATAAGCTCACAGTGGATAAGATCAGGATTAATAAGGTTTTATAATCGACAGATTCCAAATTTTTTAGGTAAAACTTTTACTTTTCAACTTTTAGTTTTAATAATTATTGTTGGTATTTTAACTATAGTAGGTTTAAGTTTAAACTTAGGTATCACACAGATATTTTTGCTCTTATTTATGTTGAGTAATCTTATTGTTAATGAGATTTTAAATAATTATTATCGAACGATACTAAAGCCTAAATTAGTTTTATTTGGAAATTTAATAAAAAATATATTCTTTGTTATAACTTTAATTTTATTCATCTATATATATAATAAATTGTCATTTGATCAATCTTTACTTTCATATTCTATAGGATTATTAACATCTAATTTATATTACTTCTTTAATTTTAAAGAGAAAATTAAATTAGAAAAAGATTTCAAATTAATGAAAGCTTTCCTAGTATATGGTTTACCTCTAACTATTTCTTTTGCACTTGGTATGTTATTACAAAATATAGATAAGTATTTAATTACGTTTTTTCTTGATGTTAAAAGAACCGGCTATTACTCTTTAGTTTATGATTTATTTCATAATAGTTTATATATGGTGATGGGCGCTATGGCTATGGCCTCATTACCAAGGGTTTTGAAACAAAAAGGTGATTATACTAAAACGTTTAATAGATATATAGAAATTGTATACGTGATTTCAATTCCCTTAGTAGCTGCTTTACTAGTACTAACTCCTGAATTTGTTACTATTTTAAATTCATTTAATTATAAAACAACCGAATTAATTATAGTTTTTGTTATTTTAGCTACTTTCATTCATGGAGTAAATTCATATATTTATGGTCAAGCAGTTCAATTATTACAAAAAACAAATATTATACTAATACCGTCAATAGTGGCAGTATTAGTAAATATAATTATCAATAGTTTACTCTTAAACTTAATAGGTGTTTTAGCAGCAGCTATAAGTAGTTTAATCGCATTTTCTATTTCTAATATTATGATTTTAAAAAAATTAAATAAAGAAAAGCATTTAAATTTTTATCCCAAAAAACTATCTTATTTTTTACTAATTACAATTGTTGTTGTTTTGATAGTTTGGAATATTAATCTTACAAATGTTTATATAACTGCTTCAATAAAAATTTTTATTTTAACAATATATATTGGTATAAGTTATTTCAAATTTAAAGAAACTGTTTTAATGAAGGAGAAATTTTAG
- a CDS encoding O-antigen ligase family protein translates to MKNLVYYNLILIFLLQFINQIFIPIPLFIIGILYVSSFFFSTKRNILGVYLYLVMISSEFLLYLTNILFVIFLLWYHRNNIIIGINSLLILLLTLNESVHVFINSLMGFQESIIKLFGFLVCLIPFMFLKQLRNTVNIKVTFNFLLLGFVSFSLITIGTYITSYNVANFFNEIRRFGYLPKNKDESALLMNPNTIGKNSAFIVGTYLVLINLGYLKYSIKNIILISYVIFIGSLTLSRSFFLLMITTLVLIAIYQMIKKKALKIIMIFILLISSLLVMIKYATNFTKAISRRVIEADDISGGRLDIYSQYINIITTDYKVLLFGTGMQDYLLKVQNYNSFINQSSHNIVLEILTIWGIVGLIIVTMFMFNYIYECKNFLTSSLETKILLLIPIIIIIISAMFGQFFISYYHTFALTFFALILLDVKGVCKC, encoded by the coding sequence ATGAAAAATTTAGTCTACTATAATTTAATTTTGATATTTTTACTCCAATTTATTAACCAAATTTTTATACCGATACCTTTATTTATTATTGGTATATTATATGTATCTTCTTTTTTCTTCTCAACTAAAAGAAATATTCTAGGAGTATATTTATACTTAGTTATGATTTCATCGGAATTTTTATTATACCTTACCAATATTTTATTTGTGATTTTCTTATTATGGTATCATCGCAACAATATTATTATAGGAATAAATTCGTTATTGATTCTTTTATTGACACTAAATGAGAGTGTACATGTGTTCATCAATAGTTTAATGGGATTTCAAGAAAGTATAATTAAATTATTTGGTTTTTTAGTTTGCCTCATACCCTTTATGTTTTTAAAACAGCTAAGAAACACTGTAAATATAAAAGTTACTTTCAACTTTTTACTACTAGGCTTTGTTTCATTTAGCCTCATTACTATTGGTACATACATAACATCATATAATGTTGCGAATTTCTTTAATGAAATACGTAGATTTGGCTATTTGCCTAAAAACAAAGATGAATCTGCTTTGTTGATGAATCCGAATACTATTGGTAAGAATAGTGCTTTTATTGTAGGTACTTATCTAGTTTTAATTAATCTTGGATACTTAAAATATAGTATAAAAAATATTATATTAATTTCTTATGTTATTTTTATAGGTTCACTAACACTGTCAAGATCATTTTTTTTACTAATGATAACAACCCTGGTATTAATTGCCATTTATCAAATGATAAAGAAAAAAGCACTAAAAATTATAATGATTTTTATCTTGTTGATTAGCTCTCTTCTTGTAATGATAAAATATGCAACAAATTTTACGAAAGCAATCTCAAGAAGAGTGATTGAAGCTGACGATATTAGTGGAGGAAGACTAGACATTTATAGCCAATATATAAATATTATTACTACAGATTACAAAGTTTTACTATTTGGAACTGGAATGCAGGATTATTTATTAAAGGTTCAAAATTATAATTCTTTCATTAATCAATCATCTCATAATATAGTTTTAGAAATTTTAACAATATGGGGTATTGTTGGCTTAATAATAGTAACAATGTTCATGTTTAACTATATATATGAATGTAAAAATTTTTTAACCAGTTCGTTAGAAACTAAAATTTTGCTACTAATCCCAATAATCATAATTATTATATCGGCTATGTTTGGGCAATTTTTCATATCATATTATCACACTTTTGCTCTCACTTTTTTTGCCTTGATTCTATTAGATGTAAAAGGTGTATGTAAATGTTAA
- a CDS encoding polysaccharide biosynthesis protein, whose product MKPPSIKFRIFLLMLIDSLIVTFSIYLSYYILEPYFEGYLLSKLLLTAGILLVSHHVFSAVFNLYHRAWEYASVNELLLIVKAVSASMISTMILVSLFTQSPPFFRLYFITWMMHLLLIGGSRLSWRIIRKQFLSDKDIEKIPTLIVGAGRGGSLLIRQMLTTPYMGMEPVTVVDDDLNKQGMSITTGIKVQGTGEDIPSLISKYKIKKVIIAIPSLKNNRYNEIAKKCEGMGVEVLRMPNIEEVMSGQLEVSQLKKVEVEDLLGREPVELDTAMISKQLTGKVVLITGAGGSIGSEICRQICKFGPERIILLGHGENSIYLIHRELTEQYGEAIDIVPIIADIKDKERMEKVMEKYKPFAVYHAAAHKHVPLMEYNPEEAVQNNIFGTKYTAEAAKKAGVRKFVMVSTDKAVNPPNVMGATKRVAEMIVQSLNDEDSTTDFVAVRFGNVLGSRGSVIPLFKKQIEAGGPVTVTHPEMTRYFMTIPEASRLVLQAGALAEGGEVFVLDMGEPVKIVDLARKMIRLSGYSQEEIGIEFTGIRPGEKLFEELLNEDEIHPEQVYEGIYRGKVVKCSKKDLSPILKVISYNFDKDYLLSVANKK is encoded by the coding sequence ATGAAGCCACCATCTATTAAATTTAGAATTTTTCTATTAATGCTTATAGATTCATTAATAGTGACATTTTCAATTTACTTAAGTTATTACATACTAGAGCCTTATTTTGAAGGTTACTTGCTTAGCAAACTTTTATTAACCGCCGGAATTTTACTAGTCAGTCATCATGTATTCTCTGCTGTGTTTAATTTGTATCATCGAGCATGGGAATATGCAAGTGTAAACGAATTGCTACTCATTGTAAAAGCTGTTTCAGCTTCTATGATATCGACGATGATATTAGTATCATTATTTACACAGAGTCCCCCATTTTTTAGATTATATTTTATAACATGGATGATGCACCTTCTATTAATTGGAGGCTCAAGACTTTCATGGAGAATCATAAGAAAGCAATTTTTATCAGATAAAGATATTGAGAAAATACCAACACTTATCGTAGGTGCAGGTAGAGGTGGATCCTTACTCATACGTCAAATGCTTACAACTCCTTATATGGGAATGGAGCCAGTAACGGTAGTAGATGATGATTTAAATAAGCAAGGAATGTCTATAACGACAGGGATTAAAGTACAAGGGACAGGAGAAGATATTCCTTCGCTTATATCAAAATATAAAATTAAAAAAGTGATTATTGCGATACCTTCATTAAAAAATAATCGATATAATGAAATTGCAAAAAAATGTGAAGGTATGGGTGTAGAAGTATTAAGAATGCCGAATATCGAGGAAGTAATGTCTGGTCAGCTAGAAGTTAGTCAACTAAAGAAAGTAGAAGTGGAAGACTTACTCGGAAGAGAACCGGTAGAACTAGACACAGCAATGATTTCAAAACAATTAACAGGGAAGGTAGTACTCATCACAGGCGCAGGTGGGTCTATTGGTTCAGAGATTTGCAGACAAATATGCAAGTTTGGACCGGAAAGAATTATCCTTTTAGGACACGGTGAGAACAGTATATACTTAATACATAGAGAACTCACTGAGCAATATGGAGAAGCAATCGACATCGTGCCAATAATTGCTGACATTAAAGACAAAGAGCGAATGGAAAAAGTTATGGAGAAATATAAACCATTTGCAGTTTACCATGCAGCAGCCCATAAACACGTACCACTTATGGAATACAACCCAGAAGAAGCGGTACAAAACAACATCTTCGGAACGAAATATACCGCAGAAGCGGCCAAAAAAGCAGGCGTAAGAAAATTCGTGATGGTTTCAACAGACAAAGCAGTAAACCCACCAAACGTCATGGGTGCAACAAAACGTGTCGCAGAAATGATTGTTCAAAGCTTAAATGATGAAGACAGTACGACAGACTTTGTCGCAGTAAGATTTGGAAACGTACTTGGTTCAAGAGGATCAGTAATCCCACTATTTAAAAAACAAATAGAAGCGGGTGGACCAGTAACAGTGACACATCCAGAAATGACGAGATACTTCATGACAATACCAGAAGCATCACGACTTGTACTACAAGCAGGTGCACTTGCAGAAGGTGGAGAAGTGTTCGTTCTAGATATGGGTGAACCAGTTAAAATAGTAGATCTCGCGAGAAAAATGATCCGTTTAAGTGGTTATAGTCAAGAGGAGATTGGTATAGAGTTCACTGGTATTAGACCGGGTGAGAAACTGTTTGAAGAGTTGTTAAATGAAGACGAGATACATCCAGAACAAGTGTATGAGGGTATATATAGAGGGAAAGTGGTTAAGTGTAGTAAAAAAGACCTGTCACCTATACTAAAGGTAATATCATATAATTTTGATAAAGATTATTTATTGAGTGTCGCAAATAAAAAATAA
- a CDS encoding tyrosine-protein phosphatase: protein MIDIHSHVLVGIDDGPKNLEDAIELLKQAKNEGVTDIIVTPHHLHPNWDNEAKNVYEGLEFLKAQKEVQDIGINLHPGQEIRIKDELFKELDSNQAIALANSQYILIELPSGHVPSSTKQIIFELQKRGYTPIIAHPERNKAIANDLKLLYELVNSGALAQLTTTSLNGGLGKKLQQVSLQMIDYNLVHFIASDAHNVDSRPFIMDSLFRNKKLKAYHDELNQMIKNAESLLNKERVYTNRPEEPTQRKKFLGIF from the coding sequence ATGATAGATATACATTCACATGTTTTAGTTGGTATTGATGATGGACCTAAAAATTTAGAAGATGCGATTGAACTTTTAAAGCAAGCAAAAAATGAAGGTGTAACTGATATTATCGTTACACCTCATCATTTACATCCGAATTGGGATAATGAAGCAAAAAATGTTTATGAAGGACTCGAATTTCTTAAAGCTCAAAAAGAAGTTCAAGATATCGGTATAAATTTACATCCTGGACAAGAAATAAGAATTAAAGATGAATTGTTTAAAGAGTTAGATTCGAATCAGGCGATTGCTTTAGCGAACTCTCAATATATCTTAATTGAATTACCATCAGGTCATGTACCGTCTTCAACGAAGCAGATAATATTCGAATTACAAAAAAGAGGATATACACCAATCATCGCTCATCCAGAAAGAAATAAGGCGATCGCAAATGATTTGAAACTATTATATGAACTCGTTAACAGTGGAGCACTCGCTCAACTGACGACAACATCATTAAACGGTGGCTTAGGGAAGAAGCTTCAACAAGTGAGCTTACAAATGATTGATTATAATTTAGTTCATTTTATAGCATCCGATGCACATAACGTAGACAGTCGTCCGTTTATAATGGATAGTCTATTTAGAAATAAGAAACTAAAAGCATATCATGATGAATTGAATCAAATGATCAAAAATGCTGAAAGTCTTTTAAATAAAGAAAGAGTTTATACGAACCGACCAGAAGAGCCTACACAACGTAAAAAGTTTTTAGGCATTTTTTAA
- a CDS encoding CpsD/CapB family tyrosine-protein kinase: MAKKKKTINPLETYENPKSVLSEKFRGIRTNITFSTPDGNVNALVITAERPDAGKSTITSNVAITYAQSGMKTLIIDGDMRKPTQHYLFQEPNARGLSTAIVEGEPIEHYVIPTRVNNLSLLTAGPIPPNPSELIASERFKEIFEELKTQYDMIIIDTPPILTVTDAQLFTKLANNAVLVIDASQNNRNEVIRAKELIEKSGAKILGVILNKATLDQSTSSYYYYYGEE; the protein is encoded by the coding sequence ATGGCTAAGAAAAAGAAGACAATAAACCCATTAGAAACATATGAAAATCCGAAGTCTGTTTTAAGTGAGAAGTTTAGAGGAATACGTACTAATATCACGTTTTCAACGCCAGATGGTAACGTGAATGCTCTCGTAATCACAGCAGAACGACCAGATGCAGGAAAGTCAACAATTACTTCAAATGTAGCAATTACATATGCACAATCAGGCATGAAAACATTAATTATTGACGGAGATATGAGGAAGCCTACTCAACATTATCTGTTCCAAGAGCCGAATGCACGTGGACTATCTACAGCAATCGTTGAAGGAGAACCTATTGAACACTACGTCATCCCGACTCGTGTAAATAACTTAAGTTTACTTACGGCGGGTCCAATACCACCGAACCCGTCAGAGTTAATTGCTTCAGAACGTTTTAAAGAAATATTTGAAGAGTTAAAGACACAGTACGACATGATTATTATAGATACACCGCCGATTCTCACAGTAACAGATGCTCAACTATTTACTAAACTAGCTAATAATGCCGTACTTGTTATAGATGCGTCTCAAAATAACCGTAATGAAGTTATTCGAGCTAAGGAATTAATTGAGAAATCAGGAGCAAAAATACTTGGCGTCATTTTAAATAAAGCGACGTTAGATCAGTCTACAAGCAGTTACTACTATTATTATGGAGAAGAATAA
- a CDS encoding YveK family protein encodes MEQTIDLEDLFKIIKKNFFSIVALPLLFGIIALLISMYLITPKYESTTQLLVNQKETQNTMLTQQVQSNLQLIKTYSEIIKSPRILDEVSNRLDNRYTTTEIQNMLNISSQSDSQVLNISVKSEHSELSNTIANTVAEVFSEDVENIMNVDNVSILSVAEGNGEQVEPRTLVNVAVGMFVGFILAALIIFLKEVLDKRIKNEDDVAEYLDLPVLGSIEKVK; translated from the coding sequence ATGGAACAGACAATAGATTTAGAAGATTTATTTAAAATTATTAAGAAAAACTTTTTTTCAATTGTAGCTTTACCATTATTATTTGGAATCATTGCGTTACTGATTTCTATGTATTTAATTACACCAAAATATGAGTCGACGACTCAATTACTGGTCAATCAAAAAGAGACGCAAAACACGATGTTAACACAACAAGTTCAATCGAACTTACAGCTAATTAAAACATATTCTGAAATCATTAAAAGTCCACGTATTCTAGATGAAGTTTCAAATCGTCTAGATAATAGGTATACGACTACAGAAATTCAAAATATGCTAAATATTTCAAGTCAGTCGGACTCTCAAGTGTTAAACATCAGTGTTAAGAGTGAACACAGTGAATTATCAAACACGATCGCAAACACAGTCGCAGAAGTCTTCAGTGAAGATGTAGAAAACATTATGAATGTCGACAACGTGTCAATTCTTTCTGTTGCAGAAGGAAATGGAGAACAAGTAGAACCGAGAACACTAGTTAATGTCGCGGTTGGTATGTTTGTAGGATTTATACTTGCTGCGCTTATCATCTTTTTAAAAGAGGTACTCGATAAACGTATTAAAAATGAAGATGACGTTGCAGAATACTTAGATTTACCAGTGCTCGGTAGTATAGAAAAGGTGAAATAG
- a CDS encoding amidohydrolase, protein MSLKEKLFKKLEEKENKMIEIRRHLHQYPELSFKEEKTAQFIADFYKDKDVKVTTHVGNGYGIIAEINGKNKGKTIGLRADFDALPVTEETDLPFKSKNEGVMHACGHDAHTAYMLILAESLYELRDEWNGTIKVIHQHAEEVPPGGAKSIVESGILDDLDEVYGAHVFPMFDTGVIQFATGNAMAGCSNFDLVIQGSGGHGGLPHKTRDALVAASYFITNIQTIVSRNMNPLDMTVISITSFEDATGGYNVVQDKVTLRGTVRYLQEENKEFVYERFKDMVEGLEKAFDVQCDLNYDFHFPVLYNHPKESEHVRELLKNSIGDYLTDVQVTEPLTGSEDFAYYLQKAPGTYINVGAKPDGVEVAYQNHHPKFEINEKSLLICAKSIGEITVDRLEA, encoded by the coding sequence ATGAGTCTTAAAGAGAAATTATTTAAAAAACTTGAAGAAAAAGAAAATAAGATGATCGAAATTCGTCGTCATTTACATCAGTATCCAGAACTATCTTTTAAAGAAGAAAAAACAGCGCAATTTATAGCGGATTTCTATAAAGATAAAGACGTAAAAGTGACGACACATGTAGGAAATGGTTACGGAATTATCGCTGAAATTAACGGTAAAAATAAAGGAAAGACGATCGGACTTCGTGCAGATTTCGACGCACTACCAGTCACAGAAGAAACCGATTTACCGTTTAAATCTAAAAACGAAGGTGTTATGCACGCGTGTGGTCACGATGCGCATACTGCGTATATGCTTATACTTGCAGAATCTCTTTATGAGTTAAGAGATGAATGGAACGGTACAATTAAAGTTATTCATCAGCACGCTGAAGAGGTGCCGCCAGGTGGTGCGAAGTCTATTGTAGAATCTGGTATTTTAGACGATTTAGATGAAGTATACGGCGCGCACGTTTTCCCAATGTTCGACACAGGGGTCATCCAATTTGCGACAGGTAACGCGATGGCAGGGTGCTCAAACTTTGATTTAGTTATCCAGGGAAGCGGAGGTCACGGTGGGCTTCCGCATAAAACGAGAGATGCACTCGTTGCTGCGAGTTATTTTATTACAAACATTCAAACGATCGTATCTAGAAATATGAACCCGTTAGATATGACGGTTATCTCAATTACTTCTTTCGAGGACGCTACTGGTGGTTATAACGTCGTACAAGACAAAGTAACACTCCGCGGAACAGTGCGTTATTTACAAGAAGAAAATAAAGAATTCGTCTATGAACGTTTTAAAGATATGGTCGAAGGATTAGAGAAAGCATTTGACGTACAATGTGACCTGAATTACGACTTCCACTTCCCAGTGTTATATAACCATCCAAAAGAATCTGAACACGTTAGAGAGTTACTGAAAAATAGTATAGGAGACTATTTAACAGACGTACAAGTGACAGAACCACTTACAGGCTCTGAAGACTTTGCGTATTATCTACAAAAGGCACCTGGGACTTACATTAACGTCGGTGCAAAACCAGATGGTGTAGAAGTTGCATATCAAAACCATCATCCAAAGTTTGAAATTAATGAAAAATCATTACTCATTTGTGCGAAATCTATCGGTGAAATAACGGTAGATCGTTTAGAGGCGTAA
- a CDS encoding IS1096 element passenger TnpR family protein encodes MDLRAFFKTYYKDDMLYRALIWYNTEFSTVDDFVEFKLQKLNNGEEIQTLVHSLSMAEVKLVERLKMENEGQDVIYVEESEELLPLKEFQYIIDTPEGSVTHFDIIKKIYDTLLSEDLISDVKMMLDDSDIETPSDIYKLTPIYTGNILWLYDNLTSRHLRDIIRKLNITHYGSYKDSFIETVVNYLTTKEYISHALSLLPNETVLQLKENAEKNIHVYDNKTMWQEAKSLGILVQVHRDYLVMHEGVLNTLKDVDISNITSIDVSKYFNGYELLFVIDEIPSITRNVIIPTRLSGRELIEIIKESFIWNNNGSYISFNGQKFYENGDGIDASFIQVDAMLKAHPMFTFHYKSEELYKVNVSLIKTVTTEHYAPRVISHSGETPIDNVGDIDKVKSMLEILSRPDHIDYNVVYERARTRNYRERYPITAINAHIAKIIHQERPYYEKRKD; translated from the coding sequence ATGGATCTACGTGCGTTTTTTAAAACATATTATAAAGATGATATGCTGTACCGTGCACTCATTTGGTACAATACGGAGTTTTCTACGGTCGATGATTTTGTCGAATTTAAATTACAGAAACTAAATAATGGTGAAGAGATTCAGACACTCGTTCACTCGCTATCTATGGCTGAAGTTAAGCTGGTAGAACGTTTAAAAATGGAGAATGAAGGTCAGGACGTCATTTATGTTGAAGAGAGTGAAGAACTTCTTCCGTTAAAAGAGTTTCAGTATATCATCGATACACCTGAAGGCTCTGTTACTCATTTTGATATCATAAAGAAAATTTATGACACATTGCTCAGTGAAGATTTAATTAGTGATGTAAAGATGATGTTAGATGATAGCGATATTGAGACGCCGAGTGATATTTATAAATTAACACCGATTTACACAGGTAATATTTTATGGTTGTATGATAATTTAACGAGTCGACATTTACGAGACATCATTCGAAAATTAAATATCACACATTATGGATCGTATAAAGATAGCTTTATTGAAACAGTCGTGAATTATTTAACGACGAAAGAATATATATCGCACGCACTCAGTCTCTTACCAAACGAAACAGTGCTACAGTTAAAAGAAAATGCAGAGAAGAACATTCATGTGTATGACAATAAAACGATGTGGCAAGAAGCAAAGTCACTTGGGATTTTGGTACAAGTCCACCGCGATTATTTAGTCATGCATGAAGGCGTCTTAAATACTCTAAAAGACGTTGATATTAGTAATATAACGTCAATTGACGTAAGTAAATATTTTAACGGTTATGAGTTATTGTTTGTCATCGATGAAATACCATCGATTACGAGAAATGTCATTATTCCGACGCGTTTAAGCGGTCGAGAATTGATTGAAATTATAAAAGAGAGCTTTATTTGGAATAATAATGGGAGTTACATTTCGTTTAACGGGCAAAAGTTTTACGAAAATGGTGACGGTATAGATGCATCGTTTATACAAGTTGATGCTATGTTAAAAGCACATCCAATGTTTACGTTCCATTATAAAAGTGAAGAACTATATAAAGTGAATGTATCACTCATTAAAACCGTGACGACAGAACATTACGCACCGCGCGTGATTTCTCATTCAGGTGAGACTCCGATAGATAACGTTGGAGATATCGATAAAGTAAAATCGATGCTAGAAATACTTTCACGTCCAGACCATATCGACTATAACGTCGTGTATGAACGCGCACGTACAAGGAATTATCGAGAGCGTTATCCGATTACAGCAATAAACGCACATATCGCAAAAATCATCCACCAAGAACGACCGTATTACGAAAAGAGGAAAGACTAA
- a CDS encoding alanine/glycine:cation symporter family protein, with protein MDFLDNLVAFLLDLVWSKPLVYGLLLTGILFTLMLKVFQLRHFKEMVRLMFRGENSPKGITSFQALSLSLAGRVGTGNIVGVSTAIFIGGPGAVFWMWATAFLGASTAFIESTLGQIYKREERGEYRGGPAYYMEYGINNKFGKILGITFAIVTVIATGLLLPGVQSNAIASGLHNAWGIPHWIVGAVLAILLALIVFGGLKSIANVATAIVPFMAIIYILMAIVIIVINIADVPAMFALIFKSAFNLEATFGGILGAMIEIGVKRGLYSNEAGQGTGPHAAAAAEVSHPAKQGLVQSFSVYIDTLFVCTATALIILLSGTYNTTDGQTLADGRPSLLFDGEVYVQSADGTKDYSGTAMYVQAGVDKAFEGASYVFDPTFAGLGSKFVAVALFFFAFTTILAYSYMGETNISYLTRNLSDNATKVAINFVRALLIFATVFGTIRTAALAWDFGDLGVGMMAWLNLVAIWILFKPAVRALKDYESQMKEKGSGNYALYSPSKEEIPNAVFWQHDYPERLNKTGEIESFNEWKTNKK; from the coding sequence ATGGATTTTCTTGATAATTTGGTAGCGTTTTTATTAGATCTCGTATGGAGTAAACCTCTCGTTTATGGGCTTTTACTAACGGGGATTTTATTTACGCTTATGTTAAAGGTGTTCCAGTTGAGACACTTTAAGGAAATGGTCCGTTTAATGTTTAGAGGAGAAAACTCGCCGAAAGGGATTACAAGTTTCCAAGCACTTTCTTTATCACTAGCGGGACGTGTTGGTACTGGTAACATTGTCGGAGTATCTACAGCTATTTTCATCGGTGGACCTGGTGCGGTATTTTGGATGTGGGCAACAGCGTTTTTAGGTGCGAGTACAGCATTCATTGAATCGACACTCGGACAAATCTATAAACGTGAAGAACGCGGAGAATACCGCGGGGGACCTGCGTACTACATGGAGTACGGTATTAACAATAAGTTCGGTAAGATTTTAGGGATTACCTTTGCGATTGTAACGGTAATTGCAACAGGACTGTTACTACCAGGGGTACAATCAAACGCAATCGCATCAGGATTACATAACGCATGGGGCATCCCACACTGGATTGTCGGAGCAGTTCTTGCGATTTTACTCGCTTTAATCGTATTCGGCGGATTAAAATCTATCGCAAACGTTGCAACAGCAATCGTGCCATTCATGGCAATTATTTATATTTTAATGGCAATTGTCATTATCGTAATTAACATTGCAGACGTACCTGCGATGTTCGCACTAATTTTTAAATCAGCATTTAACTTAGAAGCAACGTTCGGTGGTATTTTAGGTGCGATGATTGAAATTGGTGTAAAACGTGGTCTTTATTCTAACGAAGCAGGACAAGGAACAGGACCACACGCTGCAGCTGCTGCAGAAGTTTCTCACCCTGCAAAGCAAGGGTTAGTACAATCATTCTCAGTATATATCGATACGTTATTCGTATGTACAGCAACAGCGTTAATCATTTTACTCTCAGGAACGTATAACACAACAGACGGTCAAACGTTAGCAGACGGACGTCCTAGCTTACTATTTGATGGTGAAGTTTACGTTCAATCAGCAGATGGTACAAAGGATTACTCAGGAACAGCGATGTACGTTCAAGCAGGGGTAGACAAAGCATTTGAAGGCGCATCATATGTCTTTGATCCAACATTTGCAGGATTAGGCTCTAAATTCGTTGCGGTCGCATTATTCTTCTTTGCATTCACAACGATTTTAGCTTACTCATATATGGGAGAGACAAACATCTCCTACCTAACTCGGAACTTGAGTGATAATGCTACAAAAGTTGCGATCAACTTTGTACGTGCATTACTCATCTTCGCGACAGTGTTCGGTACAATTCGTACGGCAGCACTCGCGTGGGACTTCGGGGACTTAGGTGTTGGTATGATGGCTTGGCTAAACTTAGTCGCAATATGGATACTGTTTAAACCAGCCGTACGGGCACTAAAAGACTACGAGTCACAGATGAAAGAAAAAGGGTCTGGAAACTACGCGTTATATTCACCTTCTAAAGAAGAAATACCAAACGCAGTATTCTGGCAACATGATTACCCTGAGCGTCTAAATAAAACAGGTGAAATTGAATCGTTTAACGAATGGAAAACAAATAAAAAATAA